One segment of Halomonas sp. TD01 DNA contains the following:
- a CDS encoding ABC transporter substrate-binding protein produces MTFMKKTLTASIAVAAASTMAISTAHAEISDGEVRIGYLADMSGTYRDLAGPGGQTAMEMAVADFGGSVNGSPIVIFSADDRNSADVGANTVREWIDQRNVDMVGGLVASSVSIAVTKVLEENNGLGIVSGSAASSITNEHCTPNHIHWVYDTYPLANGTAKAVVEQGGDSWFLLTADYAFGHALESDVTNVVEANGGEIVGGVRHPFPTSDFSSYILQAQGSGAKIVGLANAGADTVNAITTASQFGLTQSGQQLAGLLIFLNDVHALGLESTQGLLLTTGWYWDMDEDSREWSERYFEEVGRMPTMVQAGIYSSTMHYLKAVEAAGTDDPEVVRAQMAEMPIEDFFARNGSIREDGRMIHDMYLAQVKTPEESTGEWDLYEILSTIPADEAYRPLSESQCKLVQN; encoded by the coding sequence ATGACCTTCATGAAAAAAACGCTGACCGCCAGTATCGCCGTTGCCGCCGCTTCTACTATGGCAATCTCTACCGCTCACGCTGAAATCAGCGATGGCGAAGTCCGTATTGGTTATTTGGCTGACATGTCAGGTACTTACCGTGACCTCGCTGGCCCAGGCGGCCAAACAGCAATGGAAATGGCTGTGGCTGATTTTGGCGGCAGTGTTAATGGCTCACCCATCGTTATTTTTAGTGCTGATGATCGTAATAGTGCCGACGTCGGTGCTAACACGGTACGTGAGTGGATCGACCAGCGTAACGTCGACATGGTAGGTGGCCTAGTGGCGTCCTCGGTGTCTATCGCAGTGACTAAAGTACTCGAAGAAAACAATGGCCTGGGCATCGTGTCGGGGTCTGCGGCATCAAGCATTACCAATGAACATTGCACTCCCAACCACATTCACTGGGTTTACGATACTTACCCACTGGCGAACGGTACTGCAAAAGCGGTAGTAGAGCAGGGCGGCGACAGCTGGTTCTTATTAACCGCTGACTATGCTTTCGGCCATGCGCTGGAATCTGACGTGACCAATGTTGTTGAAGCCAATGGCGGCGAAATTGTCGGTGGCGTGCGTCACCCGTTCCCGACGAGCGATTTCTCCTCATACATCCTTCAGGCTCAAGGGTCTGGCGCGAAGATTGTAGGCTTGGCGAACGCCGGTGCCGACACTGTTAACGCGATCACCACGGCTAGCCAGTTCGGGCTCACGCAGAGCGGCCAGCAGCTAGCAGGTCTGTTGATTTTCCTAAACGATGTACACGCGCTGGGGTTGGAGTCCACCCAAGGTCTGCTGTTAACCACTGGCTGGTATTGGGATATGGATGAAGATTCTCGTGAATGGTCAGAGCGCTACTTTGAAGAAGTTGGCCGTATGCCCACCATGGTTCAAGCGGGTATCTACTCAAGCACCATGCACTACCTGAAAGCCGTAGAAGCAGCCGGAACCGATGACCCTGAAGTTGTTCGCGCCCAGATGGCTGAGATGCCCATTGAGGACTTCTTTGCGCGTAACGGCTCTATTCGTGAAGATGGCCGTATGATTCACGACATGTATCTTGCCCAAGTGAAAACGCCGGAAGAGTCTACCGGTGAGTGGGATCTGTATGAAATCCTCAGCACCATTCCTGCCGATGAAGCCTACCGTCCGCTCTCTGAAAGTCAGTGCAAACTGGTTCAAAACTAA
- a CDS encoding glutathione S-transferase family protein: MITLWGRNNSTNVKKVRWLLEELGLTFEQIPAGLEHGVNNTPAYLAMNPNGLVPLLKDDATDSVLWESNTIIRYLAAQYGQGNLWIDDPAKRAQAEKWMDWANNTLSPRHRVILQGFVRTPPEERDNAAIDAGILACERLFELLDNVLENQSQSWLSGDEFGLGDIAVAPFIYNLWNIGLTWQRRPNLERWYQQLTERPAFQNVVMIPVT; this comes from the coding sequence ATGATTACGCTTTGGGGCCGCAATAACTCCACTAACGTCAAAAAAGTGCGTTGGTTACTTGAAGAGCTCGGATTGACGTTTGAGCAAATTCCGGCAGGGCTAGAACATGGGGTCAACAATACCCCCGCGTACTTGGCCATGAACCCCAATGGGCTGGTGCCGCTACTCAAAGACGACGCTACTGATAGCGTGTTATGGGAATCCAACACCATTATCCGCTACCTAGCAGCGCAGTATGGCCAAGGTAACTTATGGATAGATGACCCCGCCAAGCGCGCCCAGGCAGAGAAATGGATGGACTGGGCGAACAATACGCTTTCGCCCAGGCACCGCGTTATTTTGCAGGGATTCGTAAGAACACCGCCGGAAGAGCGCGATAATGCCGCTATTGATGCCGGAATACTAGCCTGCGAAAGGTTATTCGAGCTGCTAGATAACGTGCTGGAAAACCAAAGCCAATCATGGCTTTCCGGCGATGAATTTGGCCTCGGCGACATCGCCGTAGCGCCGTTTATCTATAACTTATGGAACATTGGGTTAACCTGGCAGCGGCGCCCCAATCTGGAGCGCTGGTACCAACAGCTTACAGAACGCCCCGCCTTTCAGAACGTAGTGATGATCCCTGTAACGTGA
- a CDS encoding ketopantoate reductase family protein, translating to MTSHWILGPGAIGRLLAHSLSPITDITLIGRRALPEQQRLTTPEGEERTQRLASVTVAELASHSLPVPGFVHITTKAMAAEAALASIADVVAPTTPLVLWQNGFLAQPRLTDRWPGPVLCATTTQGAYLTGSDGVVHAGRGPTFIGDLNNQRAALAKTLAQTLGEAGFTATPVDDIRQRLWQKLAVNAAINPLVALNGVRNGELRGDAYAVRLAAVVKEVAAILKQENIAPPNGGEGEDAWLALVWQVVENTANNKASMLQDVEARRTTERGAILGPLIDSAERHGLPCGLLKELDSELAKLEAKF from the coding sequence ATGACTTCCCATTGGATACTTGGCCCTGGGGCCATTGGTCGCCTGTTGGCGCATTCGCTTTCACCCATTACTGACATCACCTTGATTGGCCGACGTGCATTGCCTGAACAGCAACGCCTGACCACCCCTGAAGGTGAAGAACGAACTCAGCGGCTAGCGAGCGTTACGGTTGCGGAGCTAGCCTCTCACTCACTGCCTGTGCCTGGGTTTGTGCATATCACCACCAAAGCCATGGCCGCCGAGGCGGCGCTTGCCAGCATTGCCGATGTGGTTGCGCCCACGACCCCGCTGGTGCTGTGGCAGAACGGTTTTTTGGCACAGCCACGGCTGACTGATAGGTGGCCAGGGCCAGTGCTGTGTGCGACCACGACTCAAGGCGCTTACTTAACCGGCAGTGATGGCGTGGTTCACGCCGGGCGCGGGCCGACGTTTATTGGTGATCTCAACAATCAACGCGCTGCGCTAGCAAAAACACTGGCGCAGACGTTAGGTGAGGCAGGCTTTACCGCCACGCCGGTAGACGATATTCGCCAACGCCTGTGGCAAAAGCTGGCGGTTAATGCGGCGATCAACCCATTGGTGGCGCTCAATGGCGTGCGCAATGGTGAGCTGCGCGGTGATGCTTATGCAGTCCGTTTGGCAGCGGTGGTAAAGGAAGTCGCGGCGATTTTAAAGCAGGAAAACATTGCACCACCGAATGGTGGCGAAGGTGAAGACGCGTGGTTGGCGCTTGTGTGGCAGGTGGTGGAGAACACCGCTAACAATAAGGCCTCGATGTTGCAGGATGTTGAGGCCAGACGCACCACCGAGCGCGGGGCGATTTTAGGGCCGTTGATTGATAGCGCCGAGCGCCATGGGTTGCCGTGTGGGTTGTTGAAGGAGCTTGATAGCGAATTGGCTAAATTGGAGGCGAAGTTTTAG
- a CDS encoding acyl-CoA dehydrogenase family protein, with the protein MNFELSEDQVAFSDMARAFAQNELEPHAAQWDAESFFPVDVIRKAGELGFCSLYAPERVGGLGLSRLDASIIFEQLSMGCTSTTAYLTIHNMVTWMLADFGTPEAVEQWGEKLATGELLGSYCLTEPNSGSDAASLKTTAKRDGDDYLLNGSKMFISGAGSTDFLVVMARTGGEGPGGVSAFAVDAKSSGISYGRKEDKMGWNSQPTRMITFEDVRVPANHLLGNEGDGFKIAMKGLDGGRINIATCSIGTAQQAINKAREYMLERKQFGKRLADFQALQFRLADMVTELVAARQLVRMAATKLDAGHPDATAYCAMAKRFATDVGFKVCDEALQLYGGNGYIKEYPMERYVRDTRVHRILEGTNEIMRLIISRRVLSDGASEL; encoded by the coding sequence ATGAATTTTGAGTTAAGTGAAGACCAGGTTGCTTTTTCCGATATGGCCCGGGCATTCGCCCAGAATGAGTTAGAACCCCACGCCGCGCAGTGGGATGCCGAATCCTTCTTTCCTGTCGATGTGATCCGCAAAGCGGGGGAGTTAGGTTTTTGCTCACTTTACGCGCCAGAACGCGTTGGCGGGCTTGGTCTTTCCCGTCTGGATGCCAGCATCATTTTTGAACAGCTTTCCATGGGTTGCACCTCAACCACCGCTTATCTCACCATTCATAACATGGTGACGTGGATGTTGGCCGACTTTGGCACGCCAGAAGCAGTGGAACAGTGGGGCGAAAAATTGGCCACCGGCGAGCTGCTAGGTTCTTACTGCTTAACCGAACCCAACTCAGGCTCTGATGCGGCCTCGCTCAAAACCACCGCTAAGCGCGATGGCGATGACTACTTACTCAACGGCAGCAAAATGTTTATTTCTGGCGCGGGCAGCACTGACTTCCTGGTGGTGATGGCACGCACCGGTGGTGAAGGTCCTGGCGGCGTTTCTGCCTTTGCGGTCGATGCCAAGTCAAGCGGCATTAGTTACGGCCGTAAGGAAGACAAAATGGGCTGGAACAGCCAGCCAACCCGCATGATTACCTTTGAAGATGTGCGCGTGCCCGCCAACCACTTGTTAGGCAATGAAGGCGACGGCTTCAAAATTGCCATGAAGGGTCTGGACGGAGGGCGTATCAACATTGCTACCTGCTCGATCGGCACCGCTCAGCAAGCGATCAATAAGGCCCGTGAATATATGCTGGAGCGTAAACAGTTCGGTAAGCGTTTGGCAGACTTCCAAGCGCTGCAGTTCCGTTTAGCAGATATGGTCACTGAGCTTGTGGCTGCCCGCCAGTTAGTGCGTATGGCAGCCACAAAGCTGGATGCGGGTCACCCCGATGCTACCGCCTACTGCGCCATGGCGAAGCGCTTTGCGACAGATGTCGGCTTCAAGGTGTGTGATGAGGCGCTTCAGCTCTATGGTGGCAACGGCTACATTAAGGAGTACCCGATGGAGCGCTATGTGCGTGACACCCGTGTACATCGCATTCTGGAAGGAACCAACGAAATCATGCGGCTGATCATTTCCCGCCGCGTGCTATCTGATGGTGCCTCTGAGCTGTAG
- a CDS encoding enoyl-CoA hydratase/isomerase family protein — MSSVLFAEHATQDGHVIGEITLNAERSLNALTLEMIEEILPRLTAWQTDERVVAVLLDSAGEKAFCAGGDVVNLYKAIKGDGEPDFPERFFEHEYRLDYLLHTYPKPVICWGSGIVMGGGMGLLSGSSHRIVTETSRLAMPEVTIGLYPDVGASWFLNRLPNGTGRFLAMTGSQINAPDAVHLGLADRAIASHYRAALAQQLMDATWGEGNQTDAHGVVNSVLREFEQASQEVFAELESPVHKSAALIRELMDHDTVEQAVDAVLAVSSDDKWFSKAQKTLSHGSPVSVKLIDEQLKRAKHMSLAEVFQFELALSVQCCRHQEFPEGVRALLVDKDGQPAWKYPDVASVEQAFIDELLASPWEKSPLADLR, encoded by the coding sequence ATGAGTAGCGTACTGTTTGCTGAACACGCCACCCAAGATGGCCATGTTATTGGCGAGATCACGCTTAACGCCGAGCGTTCACTGAATGCCCTGACGTTGGAGATGATTGAAGAGATTCTGCCGCGCTTGACCGCGTGGCAAACCGACGAGCGAGTCGTTGCTGTTCTGTTGGATAGCGCTGGCGAAAAAGCGTTTTGCGCAGGGGGCGATGTCGTCAATTTGTATAAAGCGATCAAAGGAGACGGCGAGCCAGATTTCCCAGAGCGTTTTTTTGAACACGAGTACCGCCTGGACTACCTGCTGCACACCTATCCCAAGCCTGTTATTTGCTGGGGCAGCGGTATTGTAATGGGCGGAGGTATGGGGCTACTTAGCGGTAGCAGCCACCGAATCGTAACGGAAACCTCACGTCTGGCGATGCCAGAAGTAACGATTGGCCTTTACCCAGACGTTGGCGCTAGCTGGTTTTTAAACCGCCTGCCGAATGGCACCGGACGCTTTCTAGCCATGACCGGCAGCCAAATTAACGCGCCAGATGCTGTTCATCTGGGCCTTGCGGATCGCGCGATTGCTAGCCATTACCGCGCAGCTCTGGCTCAACAACTGATGGACGCAACCTGGGGTGAAGGAAATCAAACTGACGCGCATGGTGTGGTTAACAGTGTGCTGCGCGAATTTGAACAAGCCTCTCAAGAGGTATTTGCCGAGCTGGAATCGCCGGTTCACAAATCCGCCGCATTGATTCGTGAGCTAATGGATCACGACACGGTTGAGCAAGCCGTGGATGCCGTGCTGGCAGTGAGCAGCGACGACAAATGGTTCAGCAAAGCGCAGAAAACGCTTTCCCACGGTAGCCCTGTGTCAGTGAAGCTGATTGATGAGCAGCTAAAGCGCGCCAAGCATATGTCGTTGGCTGAGGTGTTTCAGTTTGAGCTGGCGCTTTCCGTGCAGTGCTGCCGTCATCAGGAATTCCCCGAAGGCGTGCGTGCGCTGTTGGTCGATAAAGATGGCCAGCCTGCGTGGAAATATCCAGATGTCGCGTCAGTCGAGCAAGCCTTTATCGATGAGTTGCTGGCTTCACCGTGGGAAAAGAGCCCCCTAGCAGATCTTCGCTAA
- a CDS encoding branched-chain amino acid ABC transporter permease produces the protein MTMIFGVPLAVFMGQLTLGLVNGAFYALLSLGLAVIFGLLKIVNFAHGAQYMLGAFAALLGFRYLGINYWLALFLVPLVVGGFGMLMERFLLRRIAHLDHLYGLLLTFGLALIFEGTLVNFFGVSGARYSTPEALQGGLNLGFMFLPTYRAWVLVAALAMCLFTWFMIERTRLGAYLRAGTENSQLMQAFGVNVPLLITLTYGFGVALAAFAGVLAAPLYPVSPTMGSSLLIVVFAVVVIGGMGSILGAILTGLGMGIIEGLTKVYYPEASNTVIFLVMILVLMLRPAGLFGKEA, from the coding sequence ATGACGATGATATTCGGCGTGCCATTGGCCGTTTTCATGGGCCAGCTAACGCTTGGGCTTGTGAATGGAGCTTTTTACGCACTGCTTAGTTTGGGCCTGGCGGTCATCTTCGGCCTACTGAAGATCGTCAACTTTGCCCATGGGGCGCAATACATGCTGGGAGCCTTCGCCGCACTGCTAGGCTTTCGCTATTTAGGTATCAATTATTGGTTGGCGCTGTTTCTGGTGCCGCTGGTAGTCGGTGGCTTTGGCATGCTGATGGAGCGCTTTTTGCTGCGTCGCATTGCCCATTTAGACCATCTCTATGGGTTGCTGCTTACCTTCGGGTTGGCGCTAATTTTTGAAGGCACGCTGGTTAATTTCTTTGGTGTTTCTGGCGCGCGATACTCGACCCCAGAAGCGCTTCAAGGCGGCCTGAACCTAGGCTTCATGTTCCTGCCTACCTACCGCGCTTGGGTGCTGGTAGCGGCATTGGCCATGTGTCTATTTACGTGGTTTATGATTGAGCGCACCCGGTTGGGCGCTTATCTGCGAGCGGGAACTGAGAACTCCCAACTGATGCAAGCGTTTGGGGTGAACGTGCCGCTGTTAATTACCCTTACTTACGGGTTTGGCGTAGCGTTAGCCGCTTTTGCCGGCGTGTTGGCAGCACCGCTATATCCTGTTTCACCTACCATGGGGTCAAGCTTGTTGATTGTGGTGTTTGCTGTCGTAGTTATCGGTGGTATGGGGTCTATTCTAGGTGCGATTCTAACCGGCCTAGGCATGGGGATCATCGAAGGCTTAACTAAAGTGTATTACCCCGAAGCCTCCAATACCGTGATCTTCTTGGTGATGATATTGGTGCTCATGTTACGCCCCGCTGGGCTGTTCGGTAAGGAGGCATAA
- a CDS encoding linear amide C-N hydrolase has protein sequence MRRYYRGGVAIVIGAMVMANAAWACSRYLWNDNEQGIYVARTMDWPESTDPVITVFPRGMERNGGMLGAEVVVEENAATWTSKYASMVTTVYGIGAADGFNEKGLAFHMLYLTATDFGPRDPGKPGMQAGLWGQYVIDNAATVEEALDILEDVQIVMAEARGSKATVHLAIEDATGDSAIIEYIDGESMIHHGREFRIMTNDPPYDQQLALLEELDFSNPSSDTPLPGNVKPTDRFQRIAYYSSMLPEPQNEREAVASALAIARNVSVPFGAPYKGFGIYNTEYRTVMNLSALRYYFELTTSPNVIWADLSELDLDEGSPVQVLDPNNIELSGDVSSDFTVAERSPY, from the coding sequence ATGCGTAGGTATTACAGAGGGGGCGTTGCCATCGTGATTGGTGCGATGGTAATGGCCAATGCAGCATGGGCGTGTTCTAGGTACTTATGGAATGACAACGAGCAGGGCATTTATGTTGCCCGCACAATGGACTGGCCCGAATCGACAGATCCGGTTATTACTGTCTTCCCCCGTGGCATGGAGCGAAATGGGGGCATGCTGGGCGCGGAAGTCGTCGTGGAGGAGAACGCAGCAACATGGACGTCGAAGTACGCCAGCATGGTCACCACGGTTTATGGCATCGGCGCTGCCGATGGATTCAACGAAAAGGGGCTGGCGTTCCACATGCTCTATCTCACGGCCACCGACTTTGGCCCGCGTGACCCTGGCAAACCAGGAATGCAGGCAGGTTTGTGGGGGCAATATGTGATCGACAACGCAGCCACTGTCGAAGAAGCACTCGACATACTCGAAGATGTACAAATTGTCATGGCGGAGGCGCGGGGTAGTAAGGCAACCGTACATTTGGCAATTGAAGATGCTACTGGGGATTCAGCGATCATTGAATATATCGATGGTGAATCCATGATTCACCACGGTAGAGAATTTAGAATCATGACCAATGATCCGCCTTACGATCAGCAATTGGCACTGCTGGAAGAATTAGACTTTTCAAACCCAAGCAGCGATACACCGCTGCCAGGGAACGTCAAGCCGACCGACCGTTTCCAGCGAATCGCCTACTATTCGTCGATGCTGCCGGAGCCACAGAACGAGCGCGAAGCTGTGGCAAGCGCACTTGCGATTGCCCGAAATGTATCGGTTCCGTTTGGCGCGCCGTATAAAGGTTTCGGTATTTATAACACCGAGTACCGCACCGTTATGAACCTCTCAGCGCTTAGGTACTACTTCGAGCTAACGACCAGCCCCAACGTAATATGGGCTGATCTCTCTGAGCTAGACCTAGACGAAGGTTCGCCGGTGCAAGTGCTCGATCCGAATAATATCGAACTTTCTGGCGACGTCAGCAGCGACTTCACAGTCGCCGAAAGATCTCCGTATTAA
- the mmsB gene encoding 3-hydroxyisobutyrate dehydrogenase has translation MRTTKMTTVAFIGLGNMGGPMAANLAKAGFNVRAFDLSDQALEAAKSQGCEIAASAKAAATDADFIISMLPAGKHVRGLYVDGDEPLFDVIKKSALVIDCSTIDADTARSVAAAGAEKGVGFVDAPVSGGVGGAQAGTLTFIVGGSAAQFEQAKPVLDVMGKNIFHAGDHGAGQVAKVCNNMLLSILMAGTCEAINMGVKNGLDPAVLSEIMKQSSGGNWALNVYNPYPGVMENAPASKGYQGGFQVDLMIKDLGLAMDVSQQSASPVPMGSAARSLFTLHKAGGNGKLDFSSLLQFYQDKE, from the coding sequence ATAAGGACAACAAAGATGACCACCGTCGCGTTTATCGGTTTAGGCAATATGGGCGGCCCCATGGCGGCCAACTTGGCGAAAGCGGGCTTTAACGTTCGCGCGTTCGACCTTTCTGATCAGGCCTTGGAAGCAGCGAAATCCCAAGGCTGTGAGATAGCGGCTTCTGCCAAGGCAGCAGCCACCGATGCAGATTTTATTATTTCCATGCTACCCGCAGGCAAGCACGTGCGTGGGCTTTATGTGGATGGCGACGAGCCGCTGTTTGATGTCATCAAAAAGAGCGCTTTGGTGATTGACTGCTCGACCATTGATGCGGATACCGCCCGCAGCGTTGCTGCCGCTGGCGCTGAAAAAGGCGTTGGCTTTGTCGATGCGCCGGTGTCTGGCGGGGTAGGCGGAGCTCAAGCGGGCACGCTCACCTTCATTGTTGGCGGTAGCGCTGCACAGTTTGAACAGGCCAAGCCCGTCCTTGATGTGATGGGTAAGAATATCTTCCATGCCGGCGACCACGGCGCAGGGCAGGTGGCTAAAGTGTGCAACAACATGCTGCTTTCCATCCTGATGGCGGGCACTTGTGAAGCGATCAATATGGGCGTGAAAAACGGACTGGATCCTGCGGTGCTGTCCGAAATCATGAAACAAAGCTCTGGGGGCAACTGGGCGCTTAATGTTTACAACCCATATCCCGGCGTGATGGAAAATGCCCCCGCCTCGAAAGGCTATCAAGGCGGCTTCCAGGTAGACCTGATGATTAAAGACCTGGGCCTCGCTATGGATGTTAGCCAACAAAGCGCCTCACCGGTGCCTATGGGCTCCGCCGCACGCTCGCTATTCACCCTGCATAAAGCAGGTGGCAACGGCAAACTCGACTTCTCCAGCCTGCTGCAGTTTTATCAAGATAAGGAGTGA
- a CDS encoding branched-chain amino acid ABC transporter permease, protein MADSQALNAPSAVQERQKRARMRRNMFYLALLAVGLVAPFLAYPVFLMKILCFALFACAFNLLLGYAGLLSFGHAAFLATGGYVTGYLLASYPGLTPEMGIIAGTLMATLLGGLFGVLSIRRQGIYFAMVTLALAQLMFFVFVQSSFTGGEDGLHGVPRGDLFGMISLNSNLAMYYFVFAVFIFGFAVIQRTVHSPFGQVLKAIRENEPRAISLGYNVDAYKLLAFVLSAALAGLAGSTKTVVFQLASLTDAHWHMSGEVILMTLLGGVGTLLGPLMGAGIVVSLQHILAQSPLGNWVSVILGIIFVVCVLSFRSGIVGELAKMYRKNFK, encoded by the coding sequence ATGGCAGACTCTCAAGCACTCAATGCACCATCAGCCGTACAAGAACGTCAGAAACGAGCCAGAATGCGTCGCAATATGTTCTATCTAGCACTCTTGGCCGTTGGGTTAGTCGCTCCTTTTTTGGCTTATCCCGTTTTCCTGATGAAAATTCTTTGCTTCGCGCTCTTTGCCTGCGCCTTTAATTTGCTGCTGGGCTATGCGGGGTTGCTTTCGTTCGGACACGCTGCATTTTTAGCTACTGGTGGCTATGTAACCGGCTATTTATTGGCAAGCTATCCAGGGCTAACACCGGAGATGGGTATTATCGCAGGTACTTTAATGGCAACCCTGTTGGGGGGGCTGTTTGGGGTGCTTTCGATCCGACGTCAGGGCATTTACTTTGCCATGGTGACGCTAGCGCTTGCCCAGCTGATGTTCTTCGTCTTCGTTCAGTCATCGTTTACCGGTGGTGAGGACGGCTTGCACGGCGTGCCACGTGGTGATCTGTTTGGGATGATCAGCCTGAACAGTAACTTGGCGATGTACTACTTTGTGTTTGCGGTATTTATCTTTGGCTTCGCAGTGATTCAGCGTACCGTGCATTCACCCTTTGGGCAGGTGCTCAAGGCGATTCGTGAAAATGAACCGCGCGCTATTTCGCTAGGCTATAACGTAGATGCTTATAAGCTGTTGGCTTTTGTACTCTCTGCCGCACTGGCGGGGTTGGCGGGTTCTACCAAAACCGTGGTGTTTCAGCTGGCGTCGTTAACTGATGCGCACTGGCACATGTCGGGTGAAGTTATCTTAATGACGCTGCTGGGTGGGGTGGGCACATTGCTTGGGCCTCTCATGGGGGCGGGCATTGTTGTTAGCCTGCAGCACATTTTGGCACAGTCGCCGTTAGGCAACTGGGTAAGCGTCATTCTGGGAATTATCTTTGTTGTCTGCGTACTTAGCTTCCGCAGCGGCATTGTGGGCGAACTCGCCAAGATGTATCGCAAAAACTTCAAATAA